The Methylomarinum vadi genome has a window encoding:
- the hrpA gene encoding ATP-dependent RNA helicase HrpA — translation MSVSDTLKLLSRKLPVCMNQDRHACKRQLDRLRGDYQKGKNPVDKVAALCDRIERSIARRNQRKAGKPVINFPDLPVTEKKDDIAQLIKQHQVVIVCGETGSGKTTQLPKICLEAGRGEAGFIGHTQPRRIAARTVADRIAEELGQGVGESVGYKVRFHDKTHERSLVKLMTDGILLAETQNDPYLNQYDTIIIDEAHERSLNIDFLLGYMKWLLPKRRDLKLIITSATIDPERFSKHFDDAPIINVSGRTYPVEIRYRPIELIEEDDETSADLQQAILDAVDELHRDLRGDILIFLSGEQEIKETTDSLKKHHGNRYEILPLYSKLSVREQEQVFKPSGRLRIVLATNVAETSLTVPGIRCVIDSGHARISRYSHRSKIQRLPIEKISQASANQRAGRCGRVAEGICIRLYSEEDFKARPEFTEPEILRTNLSSVILQMTSLKLADIDKFPFVEPPEDKMIRDGKTMLHEVNALDKGGKLTVVGKQLAKIPTDPKLSRMLLAAAKNNCLTEVAIIVSALSIQDPREKPADKMQQAESKHALFKAEDSDFLSLLNLWNTYEEQKKHLSNNKLRKYCRDNFLSYIRMREWHDIHSQIMQVIKGELKLRPNQVEAGYAEIHRSLLTGLLSNIGFRHEQYEYVGARNLKFYIFPGSGQHKARPKWLMAAEQVETSKVYARTVAKIEPEWIEECAQHLVKRNYYDPHWEKKAGRCAVYERTLLYGLTLQAGRKIPYERIDPKAAREIFIRCGLVAQDYHTNAPFYKANQKLLEEVGKILHKGRRVDLVEDEEWLYQFYDKRLPETVVNGITLDQWRKKAEKDNPRILFLTKEDLTRHDDEKVTEWDFPDHKRIGDLTLELQYRFEPGHDEDGVTVIIPVHQLNQLHRQPFDWLVPGMLEEKVIALIKTLPKQLRKHFVPVPQTAQRCLEIEPDFKGSLFEWLSNRLRKLTGESIPLNEWQPDALPDHLKMNFRVVDEKGRSLAYGRNLDKLQKQYAQQAGDSFEQLAADELNYSGCIAWAFDDLPETWQFMQKGQSFVGYPAIVDEGDAVGVRIFDTMQKAILAHEAGLNRLFQCQCRKECRYLQKNIPLPQRSVMMLDQLPKHPLLADREGADLREDMLYAVFAAVFVQQGDIRSQQQFESAVAERKNLLISVGNEVGKLLSDIAEQYSIVKSQLKQPGVTGAMANDIREQLNFLLYSGFVRHTPLAQLKHFPRYLKAIAYRLEKQKNEIQAMQELTRFWVRYWNDVKEKMKSEIVTPERQAFRWALEEFRVSLFAQQLKTAYPVSAKRLEKLWNEHF, via the coding sequence AACGACAACTGGATCGGCTGCGCGGCGATTATCAAAAAGGCAAGAATCCGGTCGATAAGGTCGCCGCATTATGCGACAGGATCGAGCGTTCGATTGCGAGACGAAATCAGCGCAAGGCCGGCAAGCCGGTCATTAACTTTCCGGATTTGCCGGTCACCGAAAAAAAAGACGACATCGCACAATTGATCAAGCAGCACCAAGTCGTCATTGTGTGCGGCGAAACCGGCTCCGGCAAGACCACGCAATTGCCCAAGATTTGTCTCGAGGCAGGACGGGGGGAAGCCGGTTTCATCGGCCATACCCAGCCGCGCCGTATCGCCGCCCGCACGGTGGCCGACCGCATCGCCGAGGAGTTGGGGCAGGGGGTCGGCGAGTCGGTCGGTTATAAGGTGCGCTTTCACGACAAAACGCACGAGCGCTCGTTGGTCAAGCTGATGACCGACGGCATCCTGCTGGCCGAAACCCAGAATGATCCCTATCTGAACCAGTACGATACGATCATCATCGACGAGGCGCACGAACGCAGCCTGAATATCGATTTCCTGCTTGGCTACATGAAATGGCTGTTGCCGAAAAGACGTGACCTGAAACTGATCATCACTTCAGCGACCATCGATCCGGAACGGTTTTCCAAACATTTCGACGACGCTCCGATCATCAACGTTTCCGGCCGCACCTATCCGGTGGAGATCCGTTACCGGCCGATCGAATTAATCGAGGAGGACGACGAGACTTCCGCCGATCTGCAGCAGGCGATACTCGATGCGGTCGACGAACTGCACCGCGACCTGCGCGGCGACATCCTGATTTTCCTCAGCGGCGAACAGGAAATCAAGGAAACCACCGATTCGCTGAAAAAACACCACGGCAACCGTTACGAAATCCTACCCTTGTATTCCAAGCTTAGTGTCAGGGAGCAGGAGCAGGTGTTCAAACCTAGCGGGAGGCTGCGTATTGTGCTGGCCACCAATGTCGCCGAGACGTCATTGACCGTGCCCGGCATTCGTTGCGTGATCGACAGCGGCCATGCCCGCATCAGCCGCTACAGCCATCGCAGCAAGATCCAGCGCCTGCCGATCGAGAAGATTTCCCAGGCCAGCGCCAATCAGCGGGCCGGGCGTTGCGGCCGGGTCGCCGAGGGTATTTGTATCCGACTGTATTCGGAGGAGGATTTTAAGGCGCGTCCGGAATTCACCGAACCGGAGATTCTGCGCACCAACCTATCCTCCGTCATCTTGCAGATGACGTCGCTGAAGCTTGCCGATATCGACAAATTTCCGTTCGTCGAACCGCCCGAAGACAAGATGATTCGCGACGGCAAGACCATGCTGCATGAAGTTAACGCATTGGACAAGGGCGGCAAGCTGACCGTAGTCGGCAAGCAGCTGGCGAAAATCCCGACGGATCCTAAGTTGTCGCGCATGCTGTTGGCCGCGGCCAAGAATAATTGCCTGACCGAGGTGGCTATCATCGTCTCGGCGCTGAGCATTCAAGATCCCCGTGAAAAACCGGCCGATAAGATGCAGCAGGCCGAAAGCAAACATGCGCTGTTTAAGGCCGAGGACTCGGATTTCCTGAGTTTGCTGAATCTCTGGAATACTTACGAAGAACAGAAAAAGCATTTATCGAACAACAAACTGCGTAAATATTGCCGCGACAATTTTTTGTCTTATATCCGGATGCGCGAATGGCACGATATTCACAGCCAGATCATGCAGGTGATCAAGGGAGAGTTGAAACTCAGGCCCAATCAGGTCGAGGCCGGTTACGCCGAGATCCATCGATCCTTGCTGACCGGGTTATTGTCGAATATCGGTTTTCGTCATGAACAATACGAATATGTCGGCGCGCGCAATCTGAAGTTTTACATTTTTCCGGGTTCCGGCCAGCACAAGGCGCGGCCGAAATGGTTGATGGCGGCGGAACAGGTGGAGACCTCGAAGGTCTATGCGCGCACCGTCGCTAAGATCGAGCCGGAATGGATCGAGGAGTGCGCCCAGCATCTGGTCAAGCGCAATTATTACGATCCGCATTGGGAGAAAAAAGCCGGCCGCTGCGCGGTTTACGAAAGAACCTTGTTGTATGGCTTGACGCTGCAGGCCGGACGCAAGATCCCCTATGAACGCATCGATCCCAAGGCGGCCCGGGAAATCTTCATCCGCTGCGGCCTGGTCGCCCAGGATTACCATACCAATGCACCGTTCTATAAAGCTAACCAGAAATTGTTGGAGGAGGTGGGGAAGATCCTGCACAAGGGAAGACGGGTCGATCTGGTGGAAGACGAGGAGTGGCTGTACCAGTTTTACGACAAGCGCTTGCCGGAAACGGTTGTCAACGGCATCACGCTGGACCAATGGCGCAAAAAAGCGGAAAAAGACAATCCCAGGATTTTGTTTTTAACCAAGGAGGACCTGACCCGTCACGATGACGAAAAGGTCACCGAGTGGGACTTTCCGGACCACAAAAGAATCGGCGATTTGACCCTGGAATTGCAATACCGTTTCGAACCGGGCCATGACGAGGATGGAGTTACGGTCATCATTCCGGTGCATCAGCTCAACCAATTGCATCGGCAGCCGTTCGACTGGTTGGTGCCGGGGATGCTGGAAGAAAAAGTGATCGCGCTGATCAAGACATTGCCAAAACAATTGCGCAAGCATTTCGTGCCGGTGCCACAGACCGCGCAACGCTGTCTGGAAATCGAGCCGGATTTCAAGGGCTCGTTGTTCGAATGGCTCAGCAACAGGCTGCGCAAACTGACCGGCGAATCGATCCCGTTGAACGAATGGCAACCGGACGCGTTGCCGGATCATCTGAAGATGAATTTCCGCGTCGTCGATGAAAAAGGCCGCTCGCTTGCCTATGGGCGAAACCTCGATAAACTGCAAAAACAATATGCTCAACAAGCCGGCGATAGCTTCGAGCAGTTGGCCGCGGACGAGCTCAATTACAGCGGCTGCATCGCCTGGGCTTTCGATGATTTGCCGGAAACCTGGCAGTTCATGCAGAAAGGACAATCTTTCGTCGGCTATCCGGCGATTGTCGACGAAGGCGATGCCGTGGGCGTGCGTATTTTCGATACGATGCAAAAGGCGATATTGGCGCATGAGGCGGGATTGAATCGGCTGTTTCAATGTCAATGTCGCAAGGAATGCAGATATTTGCAAAAGAATATTCCGCTGCCGCAACGGAGCGTTATGATGCTCGACCAATTACCGAAACATCCATTGTTGGCGGACAGGGAAGGAGCGGATTTGCGCGAGGATATGTTGTATGCCGTATTCGCGGCCGTGTTCGTGCAACAGGGCGATATCCGCAGTCAACAACAGTTCGAGTCGGCTGTGGCGGAACGGAAGAACCTGTTGATTTCGGTGGGTAACGAAGTGGGTAAATTGTTGTCCGACATTGCCGAACAATATTCGATCGTGAAAAGCCAGCTAAAACAGCCCGGTGTAACCGGAGCGATGGCGAACGACATCAGGGAACAGTTGAATTTTTTGTTGTACAGTGGTTTTGTGCGACATACGCCGCTAGCGCAATTAAAACATTTTCCGCGCTATTTAAAGGCAATCGCCTATCGTTTGGAAAAACAGAAAAACGAGATTCAGGCCATGCAGGAGCTGACTAGATTCTGGGTTCGCTACTGGAACGATGTTAAGGAAAAAATGAAGAGTGAAATCGTCACTCCCGAACGGCAGGCATTTCGTTGGGCACTGGAAGAGTTTCGCGTTTCATTGTTTGCCCAGCAATTGAAAACCGCTTATCCTGTCTCTGCCAAGAGATTGGAAAAACTTTGGAACGAACATTTTTAA